A portion of the Parambassis ranga chromosome 22, fParRan2.1, whole genome shotgun sequence genome contains these proteins:
- the mark3a gene encoding MAP/microtubule affinity-regulating kinase 3a isoform X14 codes for MSTKTPLPTVNEKTTESHTSHSNGRSEISSRSERRPAGVRSRSSEDQQQPHVGNYRLLKTIGKGNFAKVKLARHILTGREVAIKIIDKTQLNPNSLQKLFREVRIMKILNHPNIVKLFEVIETERTLYLVMEYASGGEVFDYLVAHGRMKEKEARAKFRQIVSAVQYCHQKHIVHRDLKAENLLLDADMNIKIADFGFSNEFTLGNKLDTFCGSPPYAAPELFQGKKYDGPEVDVWSLGVILYTLVSGSLPFDGQNLKELRERVLRGKYRIPFYMSTDCENLLKRFLVLNPAKRGTLEVREDAENQIMKDRWINTGFEEDELKPYTEPELDITDQKRIDVMVGMGYNLEEIQESLAKMKYDEITATYLLLGRKASELEPSESASSSNLSLAKPRPNSELNGQSPSHLKVQRSVSSNHKQRRYSEQVGQNVPPGMAHPKRSQTTTAENSTKEEGGVPLRKPSTPGSRGAPPSSPLLGNANNPNKADIPDRRKGATTGPSNNTASAGMTRRNTYVCSDRNNTDRLSVIPNGKENSSVAVSPGGQRNPVASTHSITNATTPDRLRFPRGTASRSTFHGGQLRDRRTATYNGPPASPTLSHDATPLSQTRSRGTSNLFSKLTSKLTRRVSIDPAKRQTAKTGPTNPSTQGGKTLKSQPSLRETGDLRAQVAMYLGIKKGKIKTVNPAPSDSLGV; via the exons ATGTCAACAAAAACTCCTTTACCGACCGTCAACGAGAAGACGACGGAAAGT CACACGTCTCACAGTAATGGCCGCTCGGAGATCAGCAGCCGCTCGGAACGGAGGCCGGCCGGCGTGCGATCCCGCAGCTCCGAGGACCAGCAGCAGCCCCACGTTGGCAACTACAGGCTGCTGAAAACCATCGGCAAGGGCAACTTTGCCAAAGTCAAACTGGCCCGGCACATCCTCACTGGGAGAGAG GTGGCAATTAAGATAATAGACAAGACGCAGCTGAACCCAAACAGCCTTCAGAAG CTCTTCAGAGAAGTTAGAATAATGAAGATCTTGAATCATCCTAATATAG tcAAGCTTTTTGAAGTGATTGAGACGGAGAGGACGCTCTACCTGGTGATGGAGTACGCCAGCGGAG GAGAGGTCTTTGACTACCTGGTTGCACATGGAAGAATGAAGGAAAAAGAGGCCAGAGCTAAATTTAGACAG aTTGTATCGGCGGTGCAGTACTGCCACCAGAAGCACATCGTTCACAGAGACCTCAAG gCGGAGAATCTGCTCCTCGACGCCGACATGAACATCAAGATTGCCGATTTTGGCTTCAGCAACGAGTTCACTCTGGGCAACAAGCTGGACACGTTCTGCGGCTCCCCGCCATACGCGGCGCCCGAGCTCTTCCAGGGGAAGAAGTACGACGGACCAGAGGTGGATGTCTGGAGCCTGGGAGTCATCCTGTACACGCTGGTCAGCGGCTCCCTGCCCTTTGATGGACAGAATCTAAAG GAGCTGCGGGAGCGTGTGCTCAGAGGAAAGTACCGCATCCCCTTCTACATGTCCACAGACTGCGAGAACCTCCTCAAACGCTTCCTGGTGCTCAACCCAGCCAAGCGGGGTACTCTCGAGGTGAGGGAGGACgcagaaaat CAAATCATGAAGGATCGGTGGATCAATACAGGATTTGAAGAGGATGAGCTCAAGCCTTACACAGAACCAGAGCTGGACATCACGGATCAGAAGAGAATAG ATGTGATGGTGGGGATGGGCTACAATCTGGAGGAGATCCAGGAGTCTCTGGCCAAGATGAAGTACGACGAGATCACAGCCACCTATCTGCTGCTGGGCAGGAAGGCCTCAGAG CTGGAGCCCAGCGAGTCGGCCTCCAGCAGCAACCTGTCTCTGGCCAAACCGAGACCCAACAGCGAGCTCAACGGCCAGTCGCCCTCCCACCTCAAAGTCCAGAGGAGCGTCTCCTCCAACCACAAACAGAGACGCTACAGTGAACAAG TCGGTCAGAACGTCCCTCCAGGGATGGCTCATCCAAAGAGAAGTCAGACTACCACAGCCGAGAACAGCACCAAGGAGGAAGGTGGAGTCCCGCTCCGTAAACCCAGCACCCCGGGGAGCCGCGGCGCTCCGCCCTCCAGCCCTCTGCTGGGCAACGCCAACAACCCCAACAAGGCTGACATCCCCGACCGCAGGAAAGGAGCCACCACCGGGCCCAGC AATAACACTGCGTCGGCAGGCATGACCCGAAGGAACACGTATGTCTGCAGCGACAGAAACAACACGGACCGCCTGTCCGTCATTCCCAACGGGAAGGAGAACAG CAGCGTCGCCGTGTCGCCCGGTGGACAGAGGAACCCGGTGGCGTCCACCCACAGCATCACTAATGCCACCACACCCGACCGCCTGCGCTTCCCTCGGGGCACCGCCAGCCGCAGCACCTTCCACGGGGGCCAGCTGAGAGACCGCCGCACGGCCACCTACAACGGCCCGCCAGCCTCGCCCACCCTCTCCCACGACGCCACGCCGCTCTCCCAGACCCGCAGCCGCGGAACCAGCAACCTCTTCTCCAAACTCACCTCCAAGCTCACCCGCAG
- the mark3a gene encoding MAP/microtubule affinity-regulating kinase 3a isoform X16 has product MSTKTPLPTVNEKTTESHTSHSNGRSEISSRSERRPAGVRSRSSEDQQQPHVGNYRLLKTIGKGNFAKVKLARHILTGREVAIKIIDKTQLNPNSLQKLFREVRIMKILNHPNIVKLFEVIETERTLYLVMEYASGGEVFDYLVAHGRMKEKEARAKFRQIVSAVQYCHQKHIVHRDLKAENLLLDADMNIKIADFGFSNEFTLGNKLDTFCGSPPYAAPELFQGKKYDGPEVDVWSLGVILYTLVSGSLPFDGQNLKELRERVLRGKYRIPFYMSTDCENLLKRFLVLNPAKRGTLEVREDAENQIMKDRWINTGFEEDELKPYTEPELDITDQKRIDVMVGMGYNLEEIQESLAKMKYDEITATYLLLGRKASELEPSESASSSNLSLAKPRPNSELNGQSPSHLKVQRSVSSNHKQRRYSEQVGQNVPPGMAHPKRSQTTTAENSTKEEGGVPLRKPSTPGSRGAPPSSPLLGNANNPNKADIPDRRKGATTGPSNNTASAGMTRRNTYVCSDRNNTDRLSVIPNGKENSSVAVSPGGQRNPVASTHSITNATTPDRLRFPRGTASRSTFHGGQLRDRRTATYNGPPASPTLSHDATPLSQTRSRGTSNLFSKLTSKLTRRVSIDPAKRQTAKTGPTNPSTQGGKTLNSGAEDIESCRKMKI; this is encoded by the exons ATGTCAACAAAAACTCCTTTACCGACCGTCAACGAGAAGACGACGGAAAGT CACACGTCTCACAGTAATGGCCGCTCGGAGATCAGCAGCCGCTCGGAACGGAGGCCGGCCGGCGTGCGATCCCGCAGCTCCGAGGACCAGCAGCAGCCCCACGTTGGCAACTACAGGCTGCTGAAAACCATCGGCAAGGGCAACTTTGCCAAAGTCAAACTGGCCCGGCACATCCTCACTGGGAGAGAG GTGGCAATTAAGATAATAGACAAGACGCAGCTGAACCCAAACAGCCTTCAGAAG CTCTTCAGAGAAGTTAGAATAATGAAGATCTTGAATCATCCTAATATAG tcAAGCTTTTTGAAGTGATTGAGACGGAGAGGACGCTCTACCTGGTGATGGAGTACGCCAGCGGAG GAGAGGTCTTTGACTACCTGGTTGCACATGGAAGAATGAAGGAAAAAGAGGCCAGAGCTAAATTTAGACAG aTTGTATCGGCGGTGCAGTACTGCCACCAGAAGCACATCGTTCACAGAGACCTCAAG gCGGAGAATCTGCTCCTCGACGCCGACATGAACATCAAGATTGCCGATTTTGGCTTCAGCAACGAGTTCACTCTGGGCAACAAGCTGGACACGTTCTGCGGCTCCCCGCCATACGCGGCGCCCGAGCTCTTCCAGGGGAAGAAGTACGACGGACCAGAGGTGGATGTCTGGAGCCTGGGAGTCATCCTGTACACGCTGGTCAGCGGCTCCCTGCCCTTTGATGGACAGAATCTAAAG GAGCTGCGGGAGCGTGTGCTCAGAGGAAAGTACCGCATCCCCTTCTACATGTCCACAGACTGCGAGAACCTCCTCAAACGCTTCCTGGTGCTCAACCCAGCCAAGCGGGGTACTCTCGAGGTGAGGGAGGACgcagaaaat CAAATCATGAAGGATCGGTGGATCAATACAGGATTTGAAGAGGATGAGCTCAAGCCTTACACAGAACCAGAGCTGGACATCACGGATCAGAAGAGAATAG ATGTGATGGTGGGGATGGGCTACAATCTGGAGGAGATCCAGGAGTCTCTGGCCAAGATGAAGTACGACGAGATCACAGCCACCTATCTGCTGCTGGGCAGGAAGGCCTCAGAG CTGGAGCCCAGCGAGTCGGCCTCCAGCAGCAACCTGTCTCTGGCCAAACCGAGACCCAACAGCGAGCTCAACGGCCAGTCGCCCTCCCACCTCAAAGTCCAGAGGAGCGTCTCCTCCAACCACAAACAGAGACGCTACAGTGAACAAG TCGGTCAGAACGTCCCTCCAGGGATGGCTCATCCAAAGAGAAGTCAGACTACCACAGCCGAGAACAGCACCAAGGAGGAAGGTGGAGTCCCGCTCCGTAAACCCAGCACCCCGGGGAGCCGCGGCGCTCCGCCCTCCAGCCCTCTGCTGGGCAACGCCAACAACCCCAACAAGGCTGACATCCCCGACCGCAGGAAAGGAGCCACCACCGGGCCCAGC AATAACACTGCGTCGGCAGGCATGACCCGAAGGAACACGTATGTCTGCAGCGACAGAAACAACACGGACCGCCTGTCCGTCATTCCCAACGGGAAGGAGAACAG CAGCGTCGCCGTGTCGCCCGGTGGACAGAGGAACCCGGTGGCGTCCACCCACAGCATCACTAATGCCACCACACCCGACCGCCTGCGCTTCCCTCGGGGCACCGCCAGCCGCAGCACCTTCCACGGGGGCCAGCTGAGAGACCGCCGCACGGCCACCTACAACGGCCCGCCAGCCTCGCCCACCCTCTCCCACGACGCCACGCCGCTCTCCCAGACCCGCAGCCGCGGAACCAGCAACCTCTTCTCCAAACTCACCTCCAAGCTCACCCGCAG
- the mark3a gene encoding MAP/microtubule affinity-regulating kinase 3a isoform X15 — protein MSTKTPLPTVNEKTTESHTSHSNGRSEISSRSERRPAGVRSRSSEDQQQPHVGNYRLLKTIGKGNFAKVKLARHILTGREVAIKIIDKTQLNPNSLQKLFREVRIMKILNHPNIVKLFEVIETERTLYLVMEYASGGEVFDYLVAHGRMKEKEARAKFRQIVSAVQYCHQKHIVHRDLKAENLLLDADMNIKIADFGFSNEFTLGNKLDTFCGSPPYAAPELFQGKKYDGPEVDVWSLGVILYTLVSGSLPFDGQNLKELRERVLRGKYRIPFYMSTDCENLLKRFLVLNPAKRGTLEVREDAENQIMKDRWINTGFEEDELKPYTEPELDITDQKRIDVMVGMGYNLEEIQESLAKMKYDEITATYLLLGRKASELEPSESASSSNLSLAKPRPNSELNGQSPSHLKVQRSVSSNHKQRRYSEQVGQNVPPGMAHPKRSQTTTAENSTKEEGGVPLRKPSTPGSRGAPPSSPLLGNANNPNKADIPDRRKGATTGPSNNTASAGMTRRNTYVCSDRNNTDRLSVIPNGKENSSVAVSPGGQRNPVASTHSITNATTPDRLRFPRGTASRSTFHGGQLRDRRTATYNGPPASPTLSHDATPLSQTRSRGTSNLFSKLTSKLTRRNMSFRFTKRVSIDPAKRQTAKTGPTNPSTQGGKTLNSGAEDIESCRKMKI, from the exons ATGTCAACAAAAACTCCTTTACCGACCGTCAACGAGAAGACGACGGAAAGT CACACGTCTCACAGTAATGGCCGCTCGGAGATCAGCAGCCGCTCGGAACGGAGGCCGGCCGGCGTGCGATCCCGCAGCTCCGAGGACCAGCAGCAGCCCCACGTTGGCAACTACAGGCTGCTGAAAACCATCGGCAAGGGCAACTTTGCCAAAGTCAAACTGGCCCGGCACATCCTCACTGGGAGAGAG GTGGCAATTAAGATAATAGACAAGACGCAGCTGAACCCAAACAGCCTTCAGAAG CTCTTCAGAGAAGTTAGAATAATGAAGATCTTGAATCATCCTAATATAG tcAAGCTTTTTGAAGTGATTGAGACGGAGAGGACGCTCTACCTGGTGATGGAGTACGCCAGCGGAG GAGAGGTCTTTGACTACCTGGTTGCACATGGAAGAATGAAGGAAAAAGAGGCCAGAGCTAAATTTAGACAG aTTGTATCGGCGGTGCAGTACTGCCACCAGAAGCACATCGTTCACAGAGACCTCAAG gCGGAGAATCTGCTCCTCGACGCCGACATGAACATCAAGATTGCCGATTTTGGCTTCAGCAACGAGTTCACTCTGGGCAACAAGCTGGACACGTTCTGCGGCTCCCCGCCATACGCGGCGCCCGAGCTCTTCCAGGGGAAGAAGTACGACGGACCAGAGGTGGATGTCTGGAGCCTGGGAGTCATCCTGTACACGCTGGTCAGCGGCTCCCTGCCCTTTGATGGACAGAATCTAAAG GAGCTGCGGGAGCGTGTGCTCAGAGGAAAGTACCGCATCCCCTTCTACATGTCCACAGACTGCGAGAACCTCCTCAAACGCTTCCTGGTGCTCAACCCAGCCAAGCGGGGTACTCTCGAGGTGAGGGAGGACgcagaaaat CAAATCATGAAGGATCGGTGGATCAATACAGGATTTGAAGAGGATGAGCTCAAGCCTTACACAGAACCAGAGCTGGACATCACGGATCAGAAGAGAATAG ATGTGATGGTGGGGATGGGCTACAATCTGGAGGAGATCCAGGAGTCTCTGGCCAAGATGAAGTACGACGAGATCACAGCCACCTATCTGCTGCTGGGCAGGAAGGCCTCAGAG CTGGAGCCCAGCGAGTCGGCCTCCAGCAGCAACCTGTCTCTGGCCAAACCGAGACCCAACAGCGAGCTCAACGGCCAGTCGCCCTCCCACCTCAAAGTCCAGAGGAGCGTCTCCTCCAACCACAAACAGAGACGCTACAGTGAACAAG TCGGTCAGAACGTCCCTCCAGGGATGGCTCATCCAAAGAGAAGTCAGACTACCACAGCCGAGAACAGCACCAAGGAGGAAGGTGGAGTCCCGCTCCGTAAACCCAGCACCCCGGGGAGCCGCGGCGCTCCGCCCTCCAGCCCTCTGCTGGGCAACGCCAACAACCCCAACAAGGCTGACATCCCCGACCGCAGGAAAGGAGCCACCACCGGGCCCAGC AATAACACTGCGTCGGCAGGCATGACCCGAAGGAACACGTATGTCTGCAGCGACAGAAACAACACGGACCGCCTGTCCGTCATTCCCAACGGGAAGGAGAACAG CAGCGTCGCCGTGTCGCCCGGTGGACAGAGGAACCCGGTGGCGTCCACCCACAGCATCACTAATGCCACCACACCCGACCGCCTGCGCTTCCCTCGGGGCACCGCCAGCCGCAGCACCTTCCACGGGGGCCAGCTGAGAGACCGCCGCACGGCCACCTACAACGGCCCGCCAGCCTCGCCCACCCTCTCCCACGACGCCACGCCGCTCTCCCAGACCCGCAGCCGCGGAACCAGCAACCTCTTCTCCAAACTCACCTCCAAGCTCACCCGCAG AAACATGTCATTCAGGTTTACCAAAAG
- the mark3a gene encoding MAP/microtubule affinity-regulating kinase 3a isoform X13 has product MSTKTPLPTVNEKTTESHTSHSNGRSEISSRSERRPAGVRSRSSEDQQQPHVGNYRLLKTIGKGNFAKVKLARHILTGREVAIKIIDKTQLNPNSLQKLFREVRIMKILNHPNIVKLFEVIETERTLYLVMEYASGGEVFDYLVAHGRMKEKEARAKFRQIVSAVQYCHQKHIVHRDLKAENLLLDADMNIKIADFGFSNEFTLGNKLDTFCGSPPYAAPELFQGKKYDGPEVDVWSLGVILYTLVSGSLPFDGQNLKELRERVLRGKYRIPFYMSTDCENLLKRFLVLNPAKRGTLEVREDAENQIMKDRWINTGFEEDELKPYTEPELDITDQKRIDVMVGMGYNLEEIQESLAKMKYDEITATYLLLGRKASELEPSESASSSNLSLAKPRPNSELNGQSPSHLKVQRSVSSNHKQRRYSEQVGQNVPPGMAHPKRSQTTTAENSTKEEGGVPLRKPSTPGSRGAPPSSPLLGNANNPNKADIPDRRKGATTGPSNNTASAGMTRRNTYVCSDRNNTDRLSVIPNGKENSSVAVSPGGQRNPVASTHSITNATTPDRLRFPRGTASRSTFHGGQLRDRRTATYNGPPASPTLSHDATPLSQTRSRGTSNLFSKLTSKLTRRNMSFRFTKRVSIDPAKRQTAKTGPTNPSTQGGKTLKSQPSLRETGDLRAQVAMYLGIKKGKIKTVNPAPSDSLGV; this is encoded by the exons ATGTCAACAAAAACTCCTTTACCGACCGTCAACGAGAAGACGACGGAAAGT CACACGTCTCACAGTAATGGCCGCTCGGAGATCAGCAGCCGCTCGGAACGGAGGCCGGCCGGCGTGCGATCCCGCAGCTCCGAGGACCAGCAGCAGCCCCACGTTGGCAACTACAGGCTGCTGAAAACCATCGGCAAGGGCAACTTTGCCAAAGTCAAACTGGCCCGGCACATCCTCACTGGGAGAGAG GTGGCAATTAAGATAATAGACAAGACGCAGCTGAACCCAAACAGCCTTCAGAAG CTCTTCAGAGAAGTTAGAATAATGAAGATCTTGAATCATCCTAATATAG tcAAGCTTTTTGAAGTGATTGAGACGGAGAGGACGCTCTACCTGGTGATGGAGTACGCCAGCGGAG GAGAGGTCTTTGACTACCTGGTTGCACATGGAAGAATGAAGGAAAAAGAGGCCAGAGCTAAATTTAGACAG aTTGTATCGGCGGTGCAGTACTGCCACCAGAAGCACATCGTTCACAGAGACCTCAAG gCGGAGAATCTGCTCCTCGACGCCGACATGAACATCAAGATTGCCGATTTTGGCTTCAGCAACGAGTTCACTCTGGGCAACAAGCTGGACACGTTCTGCGGCTCCCCGCCATACGCGGCGCCCGAGCTCTTCCAGGGGAAGAAGTACGACGGACCAGAGGTGGATGTCTGGAGCCTGGGAGTCATCCTGTACACGCTGGTCAGCGGCTCCCTGCCCTTTGATGGACAGAATCTAAAG GAGCTGCGGGAGCGTGTGCTCAGAGGAAAGTACCGCATCCCCTTCTACATGTCCACAGACTGCGAGAACCTCCTCAAACGCTTCCTGGTGCTCAACCCAGCCAAGCGGGGTACTCTCGAGGTGAGGGAGGACgcagaaaat CAAATCATGAAGGATCGGTGGATCAATACAGGATTTGAAGAGGATGAGCTCAAGCCTTACACAGAACCAGAGCTGGACATCACGGATCAGAAGAGAATAG ATGTGATGGTGGGGATGGGCTACAATCTGGAGGAGATCCAGGAGTCTCTGGCCAAGATGAAGTACGACGAGATCACAGCCACCTATCTGCTGCTGGGCAGGAAGGCCTCAGAG CTGGAGCCCAGCGAGTCGGCCTCCAGCAGCAACCTGTCTCTGGCCAAACCGAGACCCAACAGCGAGCTCAACGGCCAGTCGCCCTCCCACCTCAAAGTCCAGAGGAGCGTCTCCTCCAACCACAAACAGAGACGCTACAGTGAACAAG TCGGTCAGAACGTCCCTCCAGGGATGGCTCATCCAAAGAGAAGTCAGACTACCACAGCCGAGAACAGCACCAAGGAGGAAGGTGGAGTCCCGCTCCGTAAACCCAGCACCCCGGGGAGCCGCGGCGCTCCGCCCTCCAGCCCTCTGCTGGGCAACGCCAACAACCCCAACAAGGCTGACATCCCCGACCGCAGGAAAGGAGCCACCACCGGGCCCAGC AATAACACTGCGTCGGCAGGCATGACCCGAAGGAACACGTATGTCTGCAGCGACAGAAACAACACGGACCGCCTGTCCGTCATTCCCAACGGGAAGGAGAACAG CAGCGTCGCCGTGTCGCCCGGTGGACAGAGGAACCCGGTGGCGTCCACCCACAGCATCACTAATGCCACCACACCCGACCGCCTGCGCTTCCCTCGGGGCACCGCCAGCCGCAGCACCTTCCACGGGGGCCAGCTGAGAGACCGCCGCACGGCCACCTACAACGGCCCGCCAGCCTCGCCCACCCTCTCCCACGACGCCACGCCGCTCTCCCAGACCCGCAGCCGCGGAACCAGCAACCTCTTCTCCAAACTCACCTCCAAGCTCACCCGCAG AAACATGTCATTCAGGTTTACCAAAAG
- the mark3a gene encoding MAP/microtubule affinity-regulating kinase 3a isoform X18: protein MSTKTPLPTVNEKTTESHTSHSNGRSEISSRSERRPAGVRSRSSEDQQQPHVGNYRLLKTIGKGNFAKVKLARHILTGREVAIKIIDKTQLNPNSLQKLFREVRIMKILNHPNIVKLFEVIETERTLYLVMEYASGGEVFDYLVAHGRMKEKEARAKFRQIVSAVQYCHQKHIVHRDLKAENLLLDADMNIKIADFGFSNEFTLGNKLDTFCGSPPYAAPELFQGKKYDGPEVDVWSLGVILYTLVSGSLPFDGQNLKELRERVLRGKYRIPFYMSTDCENLLKRFLVLNPAKRGTLEQIMKDRWINTGFEEDELKPYTEPELDITDQKRIDVMVGMGYNLEEIQESLAKMKYDEITATYLLLGRKASELEPSESASSSNLSLAKPRPNSELNGQSPSHLKVQRSVSSNHKQRRYSEQVGQNVPPGMAHPKRSQTTTAENSTKEEGGVPLRKPSTPGSRGAPPSSPLLGNANNPNKADIPDRRKGATTGPSNNTASAGMTRRNTYVCSDRNNTDRLSVIPNGKENSSVAVSPGGQRNPVASTHSITNATTPDRLRFPRGTASRSTFHGGQLRDRRTATYNGPPASPTLSHDATPLSQTRSRGTSNLFSKLTSKLTRRVSIDPAKRQTAKTGPTNPSTQGGKTLKSQPSLRETGDLRAQVAMYLGIKKGKIKTVNPAPSDSLGV, encoded by the exons ATGTCAACAAAAACTCCTTTACCGACCGTCAACGAGAAGACGACGGAAAGT CACACGTCTCACAGTAATGGCCGCTCGGAGATCAGCAGCCGCTCGGAACGGAGGCCGGCCGGCGTGCGATCCCGCAGCTCCGAGGACCAGCAGCAGCCCCACGTTGGCAACTACAGGCTGCTGAAAACCATCGGCAAGGGCAACTTTGCCAAAGTCAAACTGGCCCGGCACATCCTCACTGGGAGAGAG GTGGCAATTAAGATAATAGACAAGACGCAGCTGAACCCAAACAGCCTTCAGAAG CTCTTCAGAGAAGTTAGAATAATGAAGATCTTGAATCATCCTAATATAG tcAAGCTTTTTGAAGTGATTGAGACGGAGAGGACGCTCTACCTGGTGATGGAGTACGCCAGCGGAG GAGAGGTCTTTGACTACCTGGTTGCACATGGAAGAATGAAGGAAAAAGAGGCCAGAGCTAAATTTAGACAG aTTGTATCGGCGGTGCAGTACTGCCACCAGAAGCACATCGTTCACAGAGACCTCAAG gCGGAGAATCTGCTCCTCGACGCCGACATGAACATCAAGATTGCCGATTTTGGCTTCAGCAACGAGTTCACTCTGGGCAACAAGCTGGACACGTTCTGCGGCTCCCCGCCATACGCGGCGCCCGAGCTCTTCCAGGGGAAGAAGTACGACGGACCAGAGGTGGATGTCTGGAGCCTGGGAGTCATCCTGTACACGCTGGTCAGCGGCTCCCTGCCCTTTGATGGACAGAATCTAAAG GAGCTGCGGGAGCGTGTGCTCAGAGGAAAGTACCGCATCCCCTTCTACATGTCCACAGACTGCGAGAACCTCCTCAAACGCTTCCTGGTGCTCAACCCAGCCAAGCGGGGTACTCTCGAG CAAATCATGAAGGATCGGTGGATCAATACAGGATTTGAAGAGGATGAGCTCAAGCCTTACACAGAACCAGAGCTGGACATCACGGATCAGAAGAGAATAG ATGTGATGGTGGGGATGGGCTACAATCTGGAGGAGATCCAGGAGTCTCTGGCCAAGATGAAGTACGACGAGATCACAGCCACCTATCTGCTGCTGGGCAGGAAGGCCTCAGAG CTGGAGCCCAGCGAGTCGGCCTCCAGCAGCAACCTGTCTCTGGCCAAACCGAGACCCAACAGCGAGCTCAACGGCCAGTCGCCCTCCCACCTCAAAGTCCAGAGGAGCGTCTCCTCCAACCACAAACAGAGACGCTACAGTGAACAAG TCGGTCAGAACGTCCCTCCAGGGATGGCTCATCCAAAGAGAAGTCAGACTACCACAGCCGAGAACAGCACCAAGGAGGAAGGTGGAGTCCCGCTCCGTAAACCCAGCACCCCGGGGAGCCGCGGCGCTCCGCCCTCCAGCCCTCTGCTGGGCAACGCCAACAACCCCAACAAGGCTGACATCCCCGACCGCAGGAAAGGAGCCACCACCGGGCCCAGC AATAACACTGCGTCGGCAGGCATGACCCGAAGGAACACGTATGTCTGCAGCGACAGAAACAACACGGACCGCCTGTCCGTCATTCCCAACGGGAAGGAGAACAG CAGCGTCGCCGTGTCGCCCGGTGGACAGAGGAACCCGGTGGCGTCCACCCACAGCATCACTAATGCCACCACACCCGACCGCCTGCGCTTCCCTCGGGGCACCGCCAGCCGCAGCACCTTCCACGGGGGCCAGCTGAGAGACCGCCGCACGGCCACCTACAACGGCCCGCCAGCCTCGCCCACCCTCTCCCACGACGCCACGCCGCTCTCCCAGACCCGCAGCCGCGGAACCAGCAACCTCTTCTCCAAACTCACCTCCAAGCTCACCCGCAG